In Alteromonas mediterranea DE, a single genomic region encodes these proteins:
- a CDS encoding oxidative damage protection protein has translation MARTVFCRKLQKEADGLDFQLYPGELGKRIFDNISKEAWGEWQKKQTMLINEHKLNMMEPNARAFLEEKMSAYLFDDVEPTIEGYVPPEK, from the coding sequence ATGGCAAGAACCGTATTTTGTCGTAAGCTTCAAAAAGAAGCCGATGGCTTAGATTTTCAACTGTACCCAGGCGAGCTGGGTAAGCGTATTTTTGACAATATCTCAAAAGAAGCATGGGGCGAGTGGCAAAAGAAACAAACCATGTTAATCAACGAGCACAAACTAAATATGATGGAACCGAATGCCCGTGCATTTTTGGAAGAAAAAATGTCGGCGTACTTGTTCGACGACGTTGAGCCTACAATTGAAGGCTATGTTCCGCCTGAAAAATAA
- a CDS encoding nucleoid-associated protein, giving the protein MKIEVSGGISIPYKQDDETKKWVSTIGHSWDVTNSYVVDFAKEAEQKIRKRSKNHAKISFPPKPKSLASSFHNHLISEGKISFFDFVKSMQTENSIALKTSRVQSKVVQIFLKYKKEREDSTEDNTSYVENLLVVLLKDKSALRFNDDGAPRGTNIIDFEDVMQGAIINIGEFVESISEKKDIDVSFINGSGGTTNYFVDFFDADNLIKNNESVTNVIDALNKFLEHKKLDRTQREECISKVVGRIDYNERQSFATKVHELSAVIYSTLRKEENIEISSSSFEDFIHEYNYKVNEEFKVTKSDRDKLVFISLDTEVGELKLKKSLFKGVGRKGNVDFNSNNNELTVKTKIKDPAIIEELKKLQDD; this is encoded by the coding sequence ATGAAGATAGAAGTTTCTGGCGGTATAAGCATACCCTATAAACAAGATGACGAAACAAAAAAATGGGTTAGCACTATCGGACACTCTTGGGATGTTACAAATAGCTATGTTGTTGACTTTGCGAAGGAAGCTGAGCAAAAAATTCGCAAGCGCTCAAAAAATCACGCTAAAATTTCTTTTCCACCTAAGCCAAAATCACTAGCTAGTAGCTTTCACAATCATTTAATTAGTGAAGGCAAAATAAGCTTCTTTGATTTTGTCAAAAGTATGCAAACAGAGAACAGTATTGCGCTAAAGACATCGCGAGTTCAGAGTAAAGTTGTTCAGATCTTTCTCAAATACAAGAAGGAGAGAGAAGATAGTACAGAAGACAACACATCGTATGTTGAAAATCTTTTAGTTGTGTTGTTAAAAGATAAGTCAGCACTTCGTTTTAACGATGATGGAGCTCCGAGAGGCACAAATATAATTGATTTCGAAGATGTAATGCAAGGAGCCATAATTAACATAGGTGAATTCGTTGAATCTATTTCAGAAAAAAAAGATATAGACGTTTCATTCATTAACGGAAGTGGCGGCACAACTAATTACTTTGTTGATTTTTTTGATGCAGATAATTTGATTAAGAACAATGAGAGCGTTACTAACGTAATTGATGCTTTAAATAAATTTTTAGAGCATAAAAAATTAGATAGAACACAGCGTGAAGAATGTATAAGTAAAGTTGTTGGAAGAATTGACTATAATGAAAGGCAAAGTTTCGCAACTAAAGTTCATGAGCTGAGCGCTGTGATTTATTCTACGCTTCGAAAAGAAGAAAATATTGAAATATCTTCATCATCATTCGAAGATTTTATACATGAATATAACTATAAAGTTAATGAAGAATTTAAAGTGACAAAGAGTGATAGGGACAAACTTGTCTTTATTTCTTTGGATACTGAAGTTGGTGAGTTAAAACTTAAAAAGTCCCTATTTAAAGGAGTGGGTAGGAAAGGGAATGTTGATTTTAATAGCAACAATAATGAGCTAACTGTAAAAACGAAAATAAAAGACCCTGCTATTATAGAAGAACTTAAGAAGTTACAAGATGACTAA